Proteins from a genomic interval of Desulfofustis limnaeus:
- the rplC gene encoding 50S ribosomal protein L3 gives MPKTMGILGKKLGMTRVYNELGVAIPVTVVQAGPCTVLQIKTTAKDGYNAIQVGFEPKKVNRVNKPEAGHCKAAGADGFYHIREFHVNDPEAYQVGQQVSLDTVVKIGDVVDVQGKSKGRGFQGVVKRHGFKGGRDTHGSMFHRAPGSIGCSAWPSRVIKGKRLPGRMGNETILKKSLKVIDVRPDDHVVLLKGSVPGAKNGLLKIFSR, from the coding sequence ATGCCAAAGACAATGGGTATATTGGGCAAAAAACTCGGAATGACCCGCGTCTATAACGAGTTGGGGGTGGCGATTCCGGTGACGGTGGTGCAGGCCGGTCCATGTACGGTTCTGCAGATCAAGACAACTGCCAAGGATGGTTACAATGCCATTCAGGTGGGCTTCGAACCGAAAAAGGTAAACCGCGTCAACAAACCGGAAGCCGGGCACTGCAAAGCAGCAGGCGCTGACGGATTCTATCACATCCGGGAATTTCACGTGAATGACCCGGAAGCCTATCAGGTTGGGCAGCAGGTTTCTCTTGATACCGTTGTGAAAATCGGCGATGTCGTCGATGTTCAGGGAAAAAGCAAAGGCCGCGGTTTTCAGGGCGTCGTCAAGCGGCATGGTTTCAAGGGAGGGCGTGATACCCACGGATCGATGTTTCACCGTGCCCCCGGCTCCATCGGCTGTAGCGCCTGGCCGAGTCGGGTTATCAAGGGTAAACGGTTGCCCGGACGGATGGGCAACGAGACGATCCTGAAAAAAAGCCTGAAAGTAATTGATGTGCGACCTGACGATCATGTCGTCCTGCTGAAGGGATCCGTCCCCGGAGCCAAGAACGGTCTATTGAAAATATTTTCCCGATAA
- the rplD gene encoding 50S ribosomal protein L4 has protein sequence MSTVEVKNIKNEKVGEIELNDLIFNRQVKPYLLHDVVRMQRAAKRAGTASTKGRGDVKGSSSKPWRQKGTGRARAGNKRSPLWRGGGVVHGPKPRDFSFKLNRKVKQQAVSMAMSARFQEGNLVVLDRFTMEAIKTKDFVTIMNVLQLENALIVIDGDNENLSKSSRNVPGYKVMKTDGVNVYDILLHDKLVLLQPAISSLEERLTA, from the coding sequence ATGTCTACGGTAGAAGTCAAAAATATCAAAAACGAGAAGGTTGGCGAGATCGAGTTGAACGACCTGATCTTCAATCGCCAGGTCAAACCATACCTCTTGCACGATGTGGTGCGTATGCAACGTGCTGCCAAACGTGCCGGAACCGCCAGTACCAAAGGACGGGGCGACGTGAAAGGCAGCAGCTCAAAACCGTGGCGCCAGAAAGGAACCGGTCGCGCCCGTGCTGGTAACAAGCGTTCTCCGTTGTGGCGCGGCGGCGGTGTGGTTCATGGCCCGAAACCGCGAGATTTCAGTTTCAAATTGAATCGCAAAGTAAAGCAGCAAGCCGTATCCATGGCCATGTCTGCCCGTTTCCAGGAAGGAAATCTGGTGGTTCTCGATCGCTTCACCATGGAAGCAATCAAGACCAAGGACTTCGTCACCATCATGAATGTCCTGCAACTTGAAAACGCGTTGATCGTTATTGACGGTGACAACGAGAATCTCAGCAAATCCTCGCGCAACGTGCCTGGATACAAAGTCATGAAAACTGATGGTGTGAATGTCTACGATATTCTGCTGCATGACAAGCTGGTTCTTCTGCAGCCTGCCATCTCGAGCCTGGAAGAGAGGTTAACGGCATGA
- the fusA gene encoding elongation factor G — MSAQKELLTVRNIGIMAHIDAGKTTTTERILYYTGRSYKMGEVHDGNAVMDWMEQEQERGITITAAATTCLWKDHKINIIDTPGHVDFTVEVERSLRVLDGVIAVFCAVGGVEPQSETVWRQADHYAIPRLAFVNKMDRVGANHKRCLRMMTDRLGATPLPVQIPVGKEAGFAGVIDLVEGKMLTFSEQTLGQEVVEQAIPEDYEEAFTAARMNLLEKLADFDEGIMEKYLDEKPVSVDEIHRALRKATLELKVVPVLCGSAFKNKGIQPLLDAVVRYLPSPADIPTIDGVDRNGEPVQRATGVQEKFCGLIFKLMSDLFVENLAFIRVYAGVLKVGDKVFNPIKKKQEKISKLMKLHANKREEVKEIRAGDIGAIVGLKFSTTGDTLCGNGDYVVLERMEFPEPVIGVAIEPKSKAEEARLKEALAKVALEDPSFTVGTNQETGQMIISGMGELHLEIIVDRLLNDFKVSAKVGTPQVAYKETLSGAAEAEGRFEQMTGTAQYGHVILRIEPMTRGGGIVFSSEVNEKTIPKVFLAAIERGVRDTLDSGPLVGYPLTDVRVHLIGGSYDEETSTEMAFGVAASMALRKAAGQAQPQLLEPVMDLEVVTPEDYVGEVIADINTKRGKITGIEAETDRQIIRAHIPLAEMFGYSTSLRSATQGRAHFSMQFLQYDLVPPAKAEAIIKKIRGI; from the coding sequence ATGTCAGCTCAGAAAGAGTTGTTGACCGTGCGCAATATCGGCATCATGGCGCACATCGATGCCGGCAAGACAACGACCACGGAACGGATACTCTATTATACCGGTCGGTCGTATAAAATGGGCGAGGTCCATGACGGTAACGCCGTCATGGACTGGATGGAGCAGGAGCAGGAGCGCGGCATAACCATAACCGCAGCCGCCACCACCTGCCTCTGGAAAGACCATAAAATTAACATCATAGACACTCCCGGGCATGTGGATTTCACCGTTGAGGTGGAGCGCAGCCTGCGGGTGCTCGATGGGGTAATCGCAGTCTTCTGCGCCGTCGGCGGTGTCGAGCCGCAGTCGGAGACGGTTTGGCGACAAGCCGACCACTACGCGATTCCCCGGTTGGCCTTTGTCAATAAGATGGACAGGGTTGGGGCCAACCACAAGAGATGCCTGAGGATGATGACCGACCGGCTGGGGGCGACCCCACTGCCCGTGCAGATACCGGTTGGCAAAGAGGCAGGCTTTGCCGGGGTTATTGACCTGGTAGAAGGGAAGATGCTCACATTCAGTGAGCAGACTCTCGGTCAGGAGGTGGTTGAACAAGCCATTCCTGAAGACTACGAAGAAGCATTCACGGCCGCACGAATGAATCTCCTCGAGAAGTTGGCCGACTTCGATGAGGGGATCATGGAAAAATATCTTGACGAGAAACCGGTTTCGGTCGACGAGATCCACCGTGCACTGAGAAAGGCCACTCTGGAATTGAAGGTCGTTCCCGTCCTATGCGGGAGCGCCTTCAAAAACAAGGGGATACAGCCGTTGCTGGACGCCGTGGTCAGATATCTGCCATCCCCGGCGGATATACCGACGATAGACGGTGTCGACCGCAACGGTGAACCAGTGCAACGAGCAACCGGTGTCCAGGAAAAATTCTGCGGCCTGATCTTTAAGCTGATGAGCGATCTGTTCGTCGAGAACCTCGCTTTCATCAGGGTATATGCCGGCGTTCTCAAGGTCGGAGACAAGGTTTTTAACCCGATCAAGAAGAAGCAGGAAAAGATCTCCAAATTGATGAAGCTGCACGCCAACAAGCGCGAGGAAGTCAAGGAGATCAGGGCCGGAGATATCGGAGCCATCGTCGGGCTGAAATTTTCGACGACCGGTGACACGCTTTGTGGCAACGGTGATTATGTGGTCCTTGAGAGGATGGAGTTCCCGGAGCCGGTAATCGGGGTGGCCATCGAGCCGAAAAGCAAAGCTGAGGAAGCGCGGTTGAAGGAGGCGTTGGCCAAGGTAGCGCTGGAAGATCCTTCCTTTACGGTGGGAACCAACCAGGAGACGGGACAGATGATCATCTCCGGGATGGGCGAACTTCACCTGGAGATCATTGTTGATCGGTTGCTCAACGATTTCAAGGTTTCGGCGAAAGTGGGCACGCCGCAGGTTGCTTACAAAGAGACCTTGAGCGGAGCGGCCGAGGCGGAAGGACGGTTCGAGCAGATGACCGGTACCGCCCAATACGGTCATGTGATCCTCAGAATCGAACCGATGACCAGAGGTGGTGGGATAGTTTTCAGCTCGGAGGTCAACGAGAAAACCATCCCCAAGGTCTTCCTCGCCGCCATCGAACGAGGTGTCCGCGACACGCTTGACTCCGGACCGCTGGTGGGATACCCGTTGACCGATGTCCGGGTTCACTTGATCGGCGGCTCCTACGACGAGGAAACATCGACCGAAATGGCCTTCGGCGTCGCTGCCTCGATGGCGTTGCGCAAAGCGGCCGGCCAGGCTCAACCGCAGTTGCTCGAACCGGTCATGGACCTGGAAGTGGTGACGCCGGAAGACTATGTCGGTGAGGTTATCGCCGACATCAACACCAAACGAGGCAAGATAACCGGTATAGAAGCGGAAACGGATCGGCAGATCATTCGTGCGCATATACCGCTGGCCGAGATGTTCGGATACTCGACATCGTTACGATCGGCCACCCAAGGTCGGGCCCACTTCAGTATGCAGTTTTTGCAGTATGACTTGGTCCCACCCGCTAAGGCAGAGGCTATTATCAAGAAAATCAGAGGAATATAG
- the rpsJ gene encoding 30S ribosomal protein S10 produces MPTEKIRIRLKAYDHKLLDQSTHEIVDTARRTGSAVVGPIPLPTSVKKICILRSPHVDKKSREQFEMRTHRRLLDILEPTQQTIDLLMKLELSAGVDVEIKLP; encoded by the coding sequence ATACCGACCGAAAAGATTCGCATTCGACTCAAGGCTTACGATCACAAGCTGCTCGACCAGTCGACCCATGAAATAGTGGATACGGCCCGCCGTACCGGATCGGCGGTGGTCGGTCCCATTCCGCTGCCGACTTCGGTTAAGAAGATTTGTATTCTTCGCTCACCGCATGTGGACAAAAAATCTCGGGAGCAGTTCGAGATGAGGACCCATCGACGGCTCCTCGATATTCTTGAACCGACCCAGCAGACTATAGATCTGTTGATGAAACTGGAACTCTCGGCAGGTGTGGATGTTGAGATAAAGCTTCCGTAG
- the tuf gene encoding elongation factor Tu, with protein sequence MSKEKFERTKPHVNVGTIGHIDHGKTTLTTAITRVLSTKGQAKFTDFSEIDKAPEEKERGITIATAHVEYESAKRHYAHVDCPGHADYIKNMITGAAQMDGAILVVAATDGAMPQTREHILLARQVGVPAIVVFLNKCDMVDDEELIELVEMELRELLDKYEFPGDDIPFVRGSALLALENPEDEEKAKCIWDLMEAIDGYIPEPKREIDQPFLMPVEDVFSISGRGTVATGRVERGVVKVGEEVEIVGIRKTQKTTVTGVEMFRKLLDQGQAGDNIGALLRGIKRDEIERGQVLAKPGSITPHTKFKAECYILSKEEGGRHTPFFNGYRPQFYFRTTDVTGVVTLPEGVEMVMPGDNVSIEAELITPIAMDAGLRFAIREGGRTVGAGVISEIIA encoded by the coding sequence ATGTCAAAGGAGAAATTTGAACGGACAAAGCCTCACGTCAATGTAGGGACGATCGGGCATATCGATCATGGCAAGACGACATTGACGACAGCGATCACGCGAGTATTGTCGACCAAGGGTCAGGCTAAGTTCACGGACTTTAGCGAGATCGACAAGGCACCTGAGGAGAAGGAGCGAGGCATTACGATTGCGACGGCGCACGTGGAGTACGAGAGTGCCAAGCGTCATTATGCGCACGTGGATTGTCCTGGTCATGCGGACTACATCAAGAACATGATCACCGGTGCGGCGCAGATGGACGGGGCGATTCTGGTGGTGGCGGCGACGGACGGAGCGATGCCGCAGACCAGGGAGCACATTTTGTTGGCGCGTCAGGTTGGTGTCCCGGCGATAGTTGTTTTTTTGAACAAATGCGACATGGTTGACGACGAGGAGTTGATCGAGCTGGTGGAGATGGAGTTGCGGGAGCTGCTGGACAAGTATGAATTTCCCGGCGACGACATTCCGTTTGTGCGCGGCTCGGCGTTGTTGGCGCTGGAGAATCCTGAAGACGAGGAGAAGGCGAAGTGCATTTGGGATTTGATGGAAGCGATCGACGGCTATATTCCGGAGCCGAAGCGAGAGATTGATCAGCCGTTTTTGATGCCGGTGGAGGATGTGTTCTCCATTTCGGGTCGTGGTACGGTGGCGACGGGTCGTGTTGAGCGAGGGGTGGTCAAGGTAGGCGAAGAGGTGGAGATAGTCGGTATCCGCAAGACGCAGAAGACGACGGTGACGGGCGTTGAGATGTTCCGCAAGCTGTTGGATCAGGGTCAGGCGGGTGACAACATCGGGGCGTTGCTGCGCGGCATCAAGCGAGATGAGATTGAGCGTGGGCAGGTGTTGGCGAAGCCGGGATCGATTACCCCGCACACCAAGTTCAAGGCGGAGTGTTATATCTTGAGCAAGGAAGAGGGTGGTCGGCATACGCCGTTTTTCAATGGCTATCGTCCGCAGTTTTATTTTCGTACGACGGACGTGACGGGCGTGGTGACGCTGCCGGAAGGAGTGGAGATGGTGATGCCTGGCGACAACGTGTCGATCGAGGCGGAGCTGATCACCCCGATTGCGATGGACGCCGGATTGCGTTTTGCGATTCGTGAGGGTGGCCGAACGGTAGGCGCCGGCGTTATCAGTGAAATTATAGCTTAA
- the rpsG gene encoding 30S ribosomal protein S7, which produces MSRRKGAEKRTIEPDPRYANILVAKFTNGLMERGKKSLARRIFYDAMDIVSSKLPDEEPMAIFEQAMENVRPRVEVKSRRVGGATYQVPMEVRQTRRNALAIRWIINFAQSRSGKSMSEKLAAELLDAYNERGAAVKKKDDTHRMAEANKAFAHYRW; this is translated from the coding sequence ATGTCTCGGAGAAAAGGTGCGGAGAAACGGACCATTGAGCCGGATCCGCGTTATGCTAACATCTTGGTTGCCAAATTCACCAATGGGCTAATGGAGCGTGGCAAAAAGAGTCTGGCCCGGCGCATCTTCTACGATGCCATGGATATTGTCAGCTCAAAGCTGCCCGACGAAGAGCCCATGGCCATTTTCGAACAGGCCATGGAGAATGTTCGACCCCGCGTTGAGGTCAAGTCGCGACGGGTCGGTGGTGCGACCTACCAGGTGCCGATGGAGGTCCGTCAGACTCGACGCAATGCGCTGGCGATTCGCTGGATCATCAATTTTGCCCAGTCTCGATCGGGGAAATCCATGTCGGAGAAACTGGCCGCTGAATTACTCGACGCTTACAACGAGCGTGGTGCCGCCGTTAAGAAGAAGGACGATACGCACCGTATGGCTGAGGCAAACAAGGCCTTTGCTCATTATCGCTGGTAG
- the rpsL gene encoding 30S ribosomal protein S12: protein MPTINQLVRHGRKKIAKKTNTPALKGSPQKRGVCVRVYTTTPKKPNSALRKVARVRLTNGIEVTSYIPGIGHNLQEHSVVLIRGGRVKDLPGVRYHIVRGTLDTLGVSDRRQGRSKYGAKKPS from the coding sequence ATGCCTACAATTAACCAACTGGTACGCCACGGCAGGAAAAAGATCGCCAAAAAGACCAACACACCAGCTCTGAAGGGGTCTCCTCAGAAGCGCGGAGTTTGTGTCAGGGTATATACCACGACGCCGAAAAAACCGAACTCGGCCTTGCGTAAGGTCGCCAGGGTTCGTTTGACTAACGGTATCGAGGTGACGTCCTATATCCCCGGTATCGGTCATAACCTGCAGGAGCATTCGGTGGTGTTGATCCGGGGTGGTAGGGTCAAAGACCTCCCTGGTGTCCGCTATCATATTGTTCGCGGTACCTTGGATACGCTCGGTGTCTCCGACCGTCGCCAGGGACGCTCGAAGTACGGCGCCAAGAAGCCGTCCTGA
- the rpoC gene encoding DNA-directed RNA polymerase subunit beta', with product MEELFNFFQKPKAPTKFKAVKISLASPEKILDWSHGEVKKPETINYRTFKPERDGLFCAKIFGPVKDFECNCGKYKRMKHRGVVCEKCGVEVIQSKVRRERLGHIKLAAPVAHIWFLKSLPSKIGAVLDMTLKQLERILYFEQYAVTQSDVDDLPVGTLLTEEKYRKALEDYPGRFQVGIGAEAIRELLASQDLETLSKELRVEMSTTGSQTKRLKLGKRLQVIEAFIDSGNKPEWMVLEVIPVLPPDLRPLVPLEGGRFATSDLNDLYRRVINRNNRLKRLLELDAPDIIIRNEKRMLQEAVDVLFDNGRRGRVITGANKRPLKSLADMLKGKQGRFRQNLLGKRVDYSGRSVIVVGPTLRLHQCGLPKKMALELFKPFIYNKLERRGYVTTIKSARKMVEKGVKEVWDVLDEVVTEYPVILNRAPTLHRLGMQAFEALLIEGKAIQLHPLVCAAFNADFDGDQMAVHVPLSVEAQVEARVLMMSTNNILSPANGEPIIIPSQDIVLGLYYMTRDRVNVKGEGKSFADPQEARIAYDHGQIDLQARIRVRMDGAMVDSTMGRILLGELLPEKVPFSEVNKVLSKKALAKLIDYTYRHAGTKATVILTDRLKDIGYEYATRAGISICINDMKIPLAKEDMVEKAERDVLDVERQYADGLITSGEKYNKIVDIWSKATEDVANEMMSEIKVEYVRDRDNKVVETPSFNPVFIMADSGARGSRDQIRQLAGMRGLMAKPSGEIIETPIKANFREGLGVLEYFISTHGARKGLADTALKTANSGYLTRRLVDVAQESTIVELDCQTLDGIVAEPLVDGGEIIVPIGERILGRVALDDVTDPFSKEVLVSAGEQITEGKVEKIEAAGVDRVTIRSVLTCRSRRGVCAKCYGRDLGRGHMVNIGEAIGVIAAQSIGEPGTQLTMRTFHIGGTASRAVEQAELKTQRGGTVGFKNLHFVENAEGAKIVMNRNAEIVIQDELGRERERFKVNYGAQILVQEGAEVAPGSILADWDAYTIPIVAEVGGTIKYGDVIEGVTMQEKVDPVTGKSSKVIIHSTGGQQLNPRVSVKNERGKTRKLPNSEIFARYSLPVGSIISVEEGDVIKPGTIVGKIPRETSKTKDITGGLPRVAELFEVRKPKEPAIISEIDGRVSFGKELKGKRRVIVTPEYGEPQEYLVPKSRHIIVHEGDYVQAGERLMEGTVVPNDILRVLGVKDLAKFLVNEIQEVYRLQGVKINDKHIEVIVRQMLRRVHITASGDSKFMIGEQVEWWVFEDERDKLFAEGKQPPVAEPLLLGVTKASLSTESFISAASFQETTKVLTNAAMAGKMDELKGLKENVIMGRLISAGTGIHESAL from the coding sequence GTGGAAGAGTTGTTCAATTTTTTTCAAAAGCCGAAAGCTCCGACCAAATTCAAAGCGGTAAAGATCTCGCTCGCCTCACCGGAGAAGATACTTGACTGGTCGCACGGCGAGGTGAAAAAGCCGGAGACGATCAATTACCGAACCTTCAAGCCGGAGCGCGACGGCCTATTCTGCGCTAAGATCTTCGGTCCGGTCAAGGATTTCGAATGCAACTGCGGTAAATACAAACGCATGAAACATCGCGGCGTGGTCTGCGAGAAATGCGGGGTCGAAGTCATCCAGTCGAAGGTTCGGCGGGAACGGCTCGGTCATATCAAACTGGCTGCCCCGGTGGCCCATATCTGGTTTCTCAAAAGCCTGCCAAGCAAGATCGGTGCGGTATTGGATATGACCCTCAAGCAGCTGGAGCGGATTCTTTATTTCGAACAGTATGCGGTCACCCAGTCAGACGTTGACGACTTGCCGGTGGGGACCCTGCTGACCGAGGAAAAGTATCGCAAGGCTCTGGAGGATTATCCCGGCCGCTTCCAGGTCGGCATCGGCGCCGAGGCCATACGTGAGCTGCTGGCCTCTCAGGATCTGGAGACGTTGTCCAAGGAGCTGCGGGTTGAAATGTCGACCACCGGCTCCCAGACCAAACGTCTGAAGCTGGGCAAGCGGTTGCAGGTAATCGAGGCCTTCATCGATTCGGGCAATAAGCCGGAATGGATGGTGCTGGAGGTGATTCCGGTACTGCCTCCCGATCTGCGTCCACTCGTTCCGCTGGAGGGCGGTCGGTTTGCCACCTCTGACCTCAACGATCTGTATCGCCGGGTTATCAATCGCAACAACCGCCTCAAGCGGTTGCTCGAACTTGACGCTCCGGACATCATTATCCGCAATGAAAAACGGATGCTCCAGGAAGCGGTTGACGTGCTCTTCGACAACGGTCGGCGAGGGCGGGTTATCACCGGTGCCAATAAGCGACCGCTGAAATCGCTGGCCGATATGCTCAAGGGCAAACAGGGCCGGTTCCGTCAAAACCTGCTCGGCAAGCGGGTCGACTATTCCGGCCGTTCGGTCATCGTGGTCGGGCCGACTCTGCGCCTGCATCAGTGCGGTTTGCCGAAAAAAATGGCCCTGGAGTTGTTCAAGCCTTTCATCTACAACAAGCTGGAGCGGCGCGGTTACGTGACGACCATCAAAAGCGCCCGCAAGATGGTGGAGAAAGGGGTGAAGGAAGTCTGGGATGTGCTGGACGAGGTGGTTACCGAATATCCGGTCATCCTCAACCGTGCCCCGACCTTGCATCGCCTCGGTATGCAGGCTTTCGAAGCGTTGCTAATCGAAGGCAAGGCGATTCAGCTTCATCCGCTGGTCTGTGCCGCCTTCAACGCCGACTTCGACGGCGACCAGATGGCGGTGCATGTCCCGTTGTCGGTGGAGGCTCAGGTTGAGGCTCGGGTCCTGATGATGTCCACCAACAATATTCTGTCGCCGGCCAACGGTGAACCGATCATTATTCCGTCGCAGGATATCGTACTCGGTCTTTATTACATGACCCGGGACCGGGTCAACGTCAAAGGCGAGGGCAAATCCTTTGCCGATCCCCAGGAGGCCCGGATTGCCTACGATCATGGCCAGATCGACTTGCAGGCCCGGATCCGGGTCCGCATGGACGGGGCGATGGTCGACTCTACCATGGGGCGGATTTTGCTCGGCGAACTGTTGCCGGAAAAGGTGCCCTTTTCCGAAGTGAACAAGGTCCTCAGCAAAAAGGCCCTGGCCAAGCTGATCGATTACACCTATCGTCATGCAGGTACCAAGGCGACCGTTATCCTCACCGATCGACTCAAAGATATCGGTTATGAGTACGCCACCCGGGCCGGTATTTCCATCTGCATCAACGACATGAAGATCCCGCTGGCCAAGGAGGACATGGTTGAAAAAGCGGAACGGGATGTCCTCGATGTCGAGCGCCAATATGCTGACGGCCTCATTACCTCGGGCGAGAAATATAACAAGATCGTCGATATCTGGTCAAAGGCCACCGAGGACGTGGCCAACGAGATGATGAGCGAGATCAAGGTGGAATATGTCCGGGATCGTGACAACAAGGTGGTGGAGACGCCCAGCTTCAATCCGGTCTTTATCATGGCCGACTCCGGCGCTAGGGGATCCCGGGACCAGATCCGCCAGTTGGCTGGGATGCGCGGCCTGATGGCAAAACCGTCCGGCGAAATCATCGAGACCCCGATCAAGGCCAATTTCCGCGAGGGACTCGGCGTCCTGGAATATTTCATTTCCACTCACGGTGCCCGTAAAGGTCTTGCCGATACCGCACTGAAGACCGCCAACTCCGGTTACCTGACCAGGCGACTGGTGGATGTGGCTCAGGAATCGACTATTGTCGAACTGGATTGCCAGACGTTGGACGGCATCGTCGCCGAACCGCTAGTCGACGGCGGTGAGATCATTGTACCCATTGGCGAGAGGATTCTTGGTCGTGTGGCTTTGGACGACGTAACGGATCCGTTCTCCAAGGAGGTTCTCGTTTCGGCCGGGGAACAGATCACTGAGGGCAAGGTGGAGAAGATCGAGGCCGCCGGTGTCGACCGGGTTACAATTCGTTCCGTGCTGACCTGCCGTTCCCGACGCGGTGTCTGTGCCAAATGCTATGGACGCGACCTGGGCCGTGGCCACATGGTCAATATCGGCGAGGCGATCGGGGTCATCGCCGCCCAGTCTATCGGTGAACCGGGTACTCAGCTGACCATGCGTACCTTCCATATCGGTGGTACTGCCAGCAGGGCGGTGGAACAGGCCGAACTGAAGACGCAACGCGGCGGTACCGTTGGCTTTAAGAACCTCCATTTCGTCGAAAATGCCGAGGGTGCCAAGATCGTCATGAATCGCAATGCCGAGATCGTCATCCAGGATGAGCTGGGGCGGGAACGAGAGCGATTCAAGGTCAACTACGGTGCCCAGATTCTCGTGCAGGAGGGTGCCGAAGTGGCCCCCGGATCCATCCTTGCCGACTGGGACGCCTACACCATCCCGATTGTTGCCGAAGTTGGAGGTACCATTAAATACGGCGATGTCATCGAGGGCGTGACCATGCAGGAGAAGGTCGACCCGGTGACCGGTAAATCCTCCAAGGTGATCATCCATTCCACTGGAGGGCAACAACTCAATCCCCGTGTCTCTGTGAAAAACGAACGCGGCAAGACGAGGAAACTGCCCAATTCCGAAATCTTCGCCCGCTACAGTCTGCCGGTAGGGTCGATTATCTCGGTGGAGGAAGGTGACGTGATTAAACCCGGTACCATCGTCGGTAAGATCCCGCGTGAGACCTCCAAGACCAAAGATATTACCGGCGGCTTGCCGCGAGTTGCCGAATTGTTCGAAGTACGCAAGCCGAAGGAGCCGGCGATCATTTCCGAAATCGATGGTCGCGTCAGCTTCGGCAAGGAACTCAAAGGCAAACGGCGGGTCATTGTCACACCCGAATATGGGGAACCGCAGGAATACCTAGTACCGAAATCACGGCATATTATCGTCCACGAGGGCGATTATGTGCAGGCCGGTGAACGGTTGATGGAAGGCACGGTGGTACCCAACGATATTCTGCGAGTGCTCGGGGTCAAAGACCTGGCCAAGTTCCTGGTGAACGAGATCCAGGAGGTGTACCGGTTACAAGGCGTCAAGATTAACGACAAACATATCGAGGTTATCGTTCGACAAATGCTGCGCCGTGTCCATATCACCGCCTCCGGCGATTCCAAGTTCATGATCGGTGAGCAGGTGGAATGGTGGGTGTTCGAAGACGAGCGCGACAAATTGTTCGCCGAAGGGAAACAACCGCCTGTTGCCGAACCGCTGTTACTCGGTGTCACCAAGGCCTCGTTGTCGACTGAGAGCTTCATCTCGGCGGCCTCCTTCCAGGAGACCACCAAGGTTCTGACCAACGCCGCGATGGCCGGTAAAATGGATGAACTGAAAGGGTTGAAGGAGAACGTCATCATGGGCCGTCTGATCTCGGCGGGTACCGGTATCCATGAGTCGGCACTGTGA
- a CDS encoding 50S ribosomal protein L23 produces MKNIYTILKGPCLTEKANLQQEFGNKVVFKVHPDANKIEIRKAVEAMFKVKVRDIKTVSMPGKQKRVGKYLGRTQDWKKAYVTLSEGEINFVDEL; encoded by the coding sequence ATGAAAAACATCTACACTATTCTGAAAGGACCCTGTCTGACGGAAAAGGCCAACCTCCAACAAGAGTTCGGCAACAAGGTGGTGTTCAAGGTCCACCCCGATGCGAACAAAATAGAAATCCGCAAGGCCGTAGAAGCGATGTTCAAGGTGAAGGTGCGGGATATCAAGACGGTGTCCATGCCCGGCAAGCAGAAACGGGTCGGTAAATACCTGGGCCGTACCCAGGACTGGAAGAAAGCCTATGTCACCTTGTCGGAAGGCGAAATCAACTTTGTTGACGAACTGTAG